In one Halictus rubicundus isolate RS-2024b chromosome 14, iyHalRubi1_principal, whole genome shotgun sequence genomic region, the following are encoded:
- the Atf3 gene encoding activating transcription factor 3 isoform X2 has protein sequence MYNLNVNVNPNPAAAAGLLGVAAAEVTPRTPEIVNSLIAMTNPFEDYTCERSRDRTDSISSGLKLTLQTKRRANGSGDDTKKRTKKEDGSADDEEEDDSSNNNGRSGLTPEDEERRRRRRERNKIAATKCRLKKREKTVILVQESEILETQNHDLKSQIQELETQRRRLVDMLSLHGPSCLKQGGTDTSYQQYAEPLHLPSYQENFVHPPPALNQPQNCVTDYPVKLEDYEGDFYRQESPYVPTSDASCTV, from the exons ATGTACAACCTAAACGTGAACGTGAATCCTAATCCAGCGGCTGCCGCCGGTCTTCTCGGTGTCGCGGCGGCTGAGGTCACGCCAAGGACACCGGAAATCGTAAACTCCCTAATCGCCATGACCAATCCCTTCGAGGATTACACGTGCGAGAGGAGCAGGGATCGTACGGATTCGATTAGCAGCG GTCTGAAGTTGACGTTGCAAACGAAGAGGCGAGCAAACGGAAGCGGCGATGACACCaagaagaggacgaagaagGAGGACGGAAGTGCGGACGATGAAGAGGAGGACGACTCGTCGAACAACAATGGCCGCAGTGGA TTGACACCGGAGGACGAGGAGAGGCGTCGAAGGAGGCGCGAGAGGAATAAAATCGCTGCCACGAAGTGTCGGCTGAAGAAACGGGAGAAGACGGTGATCCTGGTGCAGGAGTCCGAAATCCTCGAAACGCAGAACCACGACCTGAAGTCCCAGATCCAGGAGCTGGAGACGCAAAGGCGCAGGCTGGTGGACATGCTGAGCCTCCACGGGCCAAGCTGTTTGAAGCAGGGTGGCACAGACACCTCGTACCAACAGTACGCCGAACCGTTGCATCTACCCAGTTACCAGGAGAACTTTGTGCATCCTCCGCCAGCGTTGAACCAGCCTCAGAACTGCGTGACGGATTACCCGGTGAAGCTGGAGGATTACGAAGGCGACTTCTACAGGCAGGAGAGTCCGTACGTGCCAACCTCAGACGCCAGTTGCACAGTGTAG
- the Atf3 gene encoding activating transcription factor 3 isoform X1: protein MYNLNVNVNPNPAAAAGLLGVAAAEVTPRTPEIVNSLIAMTNPFEDYTCERSRDRTDSISSGEPSPPSVQHTCSQLIKEGLKLTLQTKRRANGSGDDTKKRTKKEDGSADDEEEDDSSNNNGRSGLTPEDEERRRRRRERNKIAATKCRLKKREKTVILVQESEILETQNHDLKSQIQELETQRRRLVDMLSLHGPSCLKQGGTDTSYQQYAEPLHLPSYQENFVHPPPALNQPQNCVTDYPVKLEDYEGDFYRQESPYVPTSDASCTV, encoded by the exons ATGTACAACCTAAACGTGAACGTGAATCCTAATCCAGCGGCTGCCGCCGGTCTTCTCGGTGTCGCGGCGGCTGAGGTCACGCCAAGGACACCGGAAATCGTAAACTCCCTAATCGCCATGACCAATCCCTTCGAGGATTACACGTGCGAGAGGAGCAGGGATCGTACGGATTCGATTAGCAGCGGTGAGCCGAGCCCACCGAGTGTTCAGCACACCTGTAGTCAGCTCATTAAAGAAG GTCTGAAGTTGACGTTGCAAACGAAGAGGCGAGCAAACGGAAGCGGCGATGACACCaagaagaggacgaagaagGAGGACGGAAGTGCGGACGATGAAGAGGAGGACGACTCGTCGAACAACAATGGCCGCAGTGGA TTGACACCGGAGGACGAGGAGAGGCGTCGAAGGAGGCGCGAGAGGAATAAAATCGCTGCCACGAAGTGTCGGCTGAAGAAACGGGAGAAGACGGTGATCCTGGTGCAGGAGTCCGAAATCCTCGAAACGCAGAACCACGACCTGAAGTCCCAGATCCAGGAGCTGGAGACGCAAAGGCGCAGGCTGGTGGACATGCTGAGCCTCCACGGGCCAAGCTGTTTGAAGCAGGGTGGCACAGACACCTCGTACCAACAGTACGCCGAACCGTTGCATCTACCCAGTTACCAGGAGAACTTTGTGCATCCTCCGCCAGCGTTGAACCAGCCTCAGAACTGCGTGACGGATTACCCGGTGAAGCTGGAGGATTACGAAGGCGACTTCTACAGGCAGGAGAGTCCGTACGTGCCAACCTCAGACGCCAGTTGCACAGTGTAG